In the genome of Quercus robur chromosome 3, dhQueRobu3.1, whole genome shotgun sequence, one region contains:
- the LOC126717686 gene encoding plant UBX domain-containing protein 2 isoform X1, which produces MGDMKDKVKGFMKKVNNPFSSSSSSSGKFKGQGRVLGSSSSSSGPTNPILSRPSSQIQNPSPQPRKEPNFVTSNSKPKPLPQKAPISDHKDSSDLTNDSTPNRKPANGFDPFDSMITSGKRSQNGYSLNVYECPICGQSYRSEEEVSAHVDTCVNNSVEANGGGGGGGSDLADNGAESRSELECRVGAFVSGKPSEGSVEVVLKLLRNIVREPENAKFRRIRMSNPKIREAIGEVAGGVELLEFVGFELKEEDGEMWAVMEVPTEEQISLINRATGLLGPQKVEEPQKKEDLQSAASAIVEKQIEPKKVDRQVRVFFSVPESVAAKIELPDSFYNLSLEEIKREADMRKKKMAESQLLIPKSFKEKQAKAARRRYKKTVIRIQFPDGVVLQGIFNPWERTSSLYEFVGSALKEPKLEFELLHPVVVKRRVIPHFPAAGETAITLEDEDLVPSALIKFRPIETDSVVFTGLCNDLLEICEPLVNDSAVPK; this is translated from the exons atgGGGGACATGAAAGACAAGGTCAAAGGGTTCATGAAAAAAGTCAACAATCCCttctcatcttcatcttcatcttccgGTAAATTCAAGGGCCAAGGTAGAGTCTTgggatcttcttcttcttcttcaggacCCACTAATCCAATTCTATCTCGCCCTTCTTCCCAAATTCAAAACCCATCTCCACAGCCTCGGAAAGAACCCAATTTCGTGACTTCAAATTCCAAACCCAAGCCTTTGCCTCAGAAAGCACCCATTTCTGATCACAAAGATAGCTCGGATTTGACGAATGATTCGACCCCAAATCGCAAACCGGCAAATGGGTTTGATCCATTCGACTCGATGATCACTTCTGGGAAGAGATCACAAAATGGGTATTCACTAAATGTGTATGAATGTCCGATTTGTGGGCAGTCTTATAGGTCTGAAGAAGAGGTGTCTGCACATGTGGATACTTGTGTCAATAACTCGGTTGAAgctaatggtggtggtggtggtggtggttcgGATTTGGCCGATAATGGGGCGGAGTCTAGGAGTGAATTGGAGTGTCGCGTTGGTGCTTTTGTGTCCGGGAAGCCATCGGAGGGATCGGTCGAGGTTGTTCTTAAGCTGTTGAGGAATATCGTGAGGGAACCGGAGAATGCCAAGTTTAGGAGGATTCGGATGAGTAATCCGAAGATAAGGGAGGCCATTGGTGAGGTTGCAGGAGGGGTTGAGTTGTTGGAGTTTGTAGGTTTTGAATTGAAAGAAGAGGATGGAGAGATGTGGGCGGTCATGGAGGTCCCTACAGAGGAACAGATTAGTTTAATTAATCGTGCAACGGGGTTATTGGGACCGCAAAAGGTTGAGGaaccacaaaagaaagaagatttgCAGTCTGCAGCTTCAGCTATTGTGGAAAAACAGATTGAACCAAAGAAGGTCGACAGGCAG GTCCGGGTATTCTTTTCTGTCCCTGAAAGTGTAGCAGCAAAAATTGAGCTACCGGATTCTTTCTATAACCTCTCATTGGAAGAGATCAAAAGAGAAGCTGAtatgaggaagaaaaagatgGCAGAATCTCAGCTCTTGATCCCAAAGTCATTCAAGGAAAAGCAGGCAAAAGCTGCTAGGAGGCGGTACAAAAAAACTGTTATCCGGATTCAGTTTCCTGACGGAGTGGTGCTCCAAGGTATCTTCAATCCTTGGGAGCGAACCAGCTCTCTCTATGAG TTTGTTGGCTCAGCACTAAAAGAACCCAAATTGGAGTTTGAGCTGTTACATCCTGTAGTCGTGAAACGAAGAGTGATCCCTCATTTTCCAGCCGCAGGAGAGACTGCCATAACACTAGAGGATGAGGACTTGGTGCCCTCAGCTCTTATCAAGTTCAGACCTATTGAAACAGATTCAGTAGTTTTCACCGGCCTATGCAATGACCTGCTTGAAATTTGTGAACCACTTGTGAATGATTCAGCAGTTCCAAAATAA
- the LOC126717686 gene encoding plant UBX domain-containing protein 2 isoform X2: protein MGDMKDKVKGFMKKVNNPFSSSSSSSGKFKGQGRVLGSSSSSSGPTNPILSRPSSQIQNPSPQPRKEPNFVTSNSKPKPLPQKAPISDHKDSSDLTNDSTPNRKPANGFDPFDSMITSGKRSQNGYSLNVYECPICGQSYRSEEEVSAHVDTCVNNSVEANGGGGGGGSDLADNGAESRSELECRVGAFVSGKPSEGSVEVVLKLLRNIVREPENAKFRRIRMSNPKIREAIGEVAGGVELLEFVGFELKEEDGEMWAVMEVPTEEQISLINRATGLLGPQKVEEPQKKEDLQSAASAIVEKQIEPKKVDRQVRVFFSVPESVAAKIELPDSFYNLSLEEIKREADMRKKKMAESQLLIPKSFKEKQAKAARRRYKKTVIRIQFPDGVVLQGIFNPWERTSSLYEDQSLIW, encoded by the exons atgGGGGACATGAAAGACAAGGTCAAAGGGTTCATGAAAAAAGTCAACAATCCCttctcatcttcatcttcatcttccgGTAAATTCAAGGGCCAAGGTAGAGTCTTgggatcttcttcttcttcttcaggacCCACTAATCCAATTCTATCTCGCCCTTCTTCCCAAATTCAAAACCCATCTCCACAGCCTCGGAAAGAACCCAATTTCGTGACTTCAAATTCCAAACCCAAGCCTTTGCCTCAGAAAGCACCCATTTCTGATCACAAAGATAGCTCGGATTTGACGAATGATTCGACCCCAAATCGCAAACCGGCAAATGGGTTTGATCCATTCGACTCGATGATCACTTCTGGGAAGAGATCACAAAATGGGTATTCACTAAATGTGTATGAATGTCCGATTTGTGGGCAGTCTTATAGGTCTGAAGAAGAGGTGTCTGCACATGTGGATACTTGTGTCAATAACTCGGTTGAAgctaatggtggtggtggtggtggtggttcgGATTTGGCCGATAATGGGGCGGAGTCTAGGAGTGAATTGGAGTGTCGCGTTGGTGCTTTTGTGTCCGGGAAGCCATCGGAGGGATCGGTCGAGGTTGTTCTTAAGCTGTTGAGGAATATCGTGAGGGAACCGGAGAATGCCAAGTTTAGGAGGATTCGGATGAGTAATCCGAAGATAAGGGAGGCCATTGGTGAGGTTGCAGGAGGGGTTGAGTTGTTGGAGTTTGTAGGTTTTGAATTGAAAGAAGAGGATGGAGAGATGTGGGCGGTCATGGAGGTCCCTACAGAGGAACAGATTAGTTTAATTAATCGTGCAACGGGGTTATTGGGACCGCAAAAGGTTGAGGaaccacaaaagaaagaagatttgCAGTCTGCAGCTTCAGCTATTGTGGAAAAACAGATTGAACCAAAGAAGGTCGACAGGCAG GTCCGGGTATTCTTTTCTGTCCCTGAAAGTGTAGCAGCAAAAATTGAGCTACCGGATTCTTTCTATAACCTCTCATTGGAAGAGATCAAAAGAGAAGCTGAtatgaggaagaaaaagatgGCAGAATCTCAGCTCTTGATCCCAAAGTCATTCAAGGAAAAGCAGGCAAAAGCTGCTAGGAGGCGGTACAAAAAAACTGTTATCCGGATTCAGTTTCCTGACGGAGTGGTGCTCCAAGGTATCTTCAATCCTTGGGAGCGAACCAGCTCTCTCTATGAG GATCAGTCCCTCATTTGGTAA